One Chloroherpetonaceae bacterium DNA segment encodes these proteins:
- the hemN gene encoding oxygen-independent coproporphyrinogen III oxidase: protein MTNLISENRHLALLHKYNTPVPRYTSYPTVPYWKSNLNETAWLQTLKKTTEAAQNGCGLSLYIHIPYCDSKCFFCGCNTVITRHHDVEKPYIDAVIAEWKIIRKALGFKPLIREVHVGGGTPTYFAIASHQRLFEALRREAVFSDEIEMSYESNPKNTTREQLEGFFELGFRRLSFGIQDFDHEVQTIINRIQPVEMVAESMRLAREVGYASINLDLVYGLPRQTQESVRKTILAVRDLRPDRIAFYAYGHNPQLYPEQNRFKNEHLPEGEEKEALYELGKMLLEEEFTGTRYNEIGMDHFALETDSLWHAAKAKKLHRNFMGYTTSSTAGVIALGASAISDAWGAFIQNEKEPNRYMAQIAEGKLPIIRGHLLNEEDLILRRHIQNLMCHFETDWVEEALQTPALDEILTRLQALQVDGLVELLNKSVRVTKLGMPFIRYICREFDERYYYSINEKNNYCRLAK, encoded by the coding sequence ATGACAAATCTCATATCCGAAAACCGGCATCTTGCCTTGCTGCACAAATACAACACGCCAGTTCCGCGCTACACCAGCTACCCCACCGTGCCGTATTGGAAAAGCAATCTGAACGAAACTGCTTGGCTTCAAACGCTCAAAAAAACCACTGAAGCCGCTCAAAATGGCTGTGGTCTTTCGCTCTACATTCACATCCCGTACTGCGATTCCAAATGTTTTTTTTGCGGATGCAACACGGTCATCACCCGCCATCATGATGTCGAGAAACCGTATATCGATGCGGTCATTGCAGAATGGAAAATTATTCGCAAAGCACTGGGTTTTAAACCGCTCATTCGTGAGGTGCATGTGGGCGGCGGCACACCCACTTACTTCGCCATTGCAAGCCATCAACGGCTTTTTGAAGCGCTTCGCCGAGAAGCGGTTTTTTCGGATGAAATTGAAATGAGTTATGAATCAAATCCGAAGAATACAACACGCGAACAGTTGGAAGGATTTTTTGAATTAGGGTTTCGCCGCCTCAGCTTTGGGATTCAAGATTTTGATCATGAGGTTCAAACCATCATTAATCGAATTCAACCCGTCGAAATGGTGGCGGAATCGATGCGGCTTGCAAGAGAAGTGGGTTACGCATCCATCAATCTTGACCTCGTTTATGGCTTACCGCGTCAAACCCAAGAAAGTGTGCGTAAGACCATATTGGCCGTTCGCGACCTTCGCCCCGATCGAATTGCCTTTTATGCCTATGGGCACAACCCACAGCTTTACCCCGAGCAGAATCGATTTAAGAACGAACACCTCCCCGAAGGCGAAGAAAAGGAAGCGCTTTATGAATTGGGGAAAATGCTCTTAGAAGAAGAATTCACCGGCACTCGTTACAACGAAATTGGAATGGATCACTTCGCCCTCGAAACCGATTCGCTTTGGCATGCAGCAAAAGCGAAGAAGCTTCACCGAAACTTTATGGGCTACACCACGAGCAGTACGGCGGGCGTCATCGCACTCGGCGCTTCGGCGATTAGCGATGCGTGGGGCGCGTTTATTCAAAATGAAAAAGAACCCAACCGTTATATGGCGCAAATTGCCGAAGGCAAACTTCCCATCATTCGCGGGCACTTGTTAAATGAAGAGGACTTGATTCTTCGGCGGCATATTCAAAATTTGATGTGTCACTTCGAAACAGATTGGGTGGAAGAGGCACTGCAAACACCGGCTTTGGATGAAATTTTGACTCGGCTTCAAGCCCTTCAAGTTGATGGTTTGGTTGAACTCCTGAACAAGTCTGTACGCGTTACAAAACTTGGGATGCCCTTTATCCGTTACATTTGCCGCGAATTCGACGAGCGATATTATTATTCGATAAATGAAAAAAACAACTACTGCCGTTTAGCAAAGTGA
- a CDS encoding tetratricopeptide repeat-containing diguanylate cyclase, with translation MRFLFDKILIKILLIGVTLLVTVSGFSQNRKIDSLKAVLEATPYGIKKVQLLHELSIACENSTPETGLQYAIESLTLSESLKDSLLIAFSLARVGFGHLTLSNYPRALEKFYQAQSIYESKKDRAGIAEIKNYIGNLYSIMERFDDALLYFRESLTIYQEIGDSLNRPREYGNIGIMLLRLKNYSEALGYLTKAYKLHENMNQLGSMAVMLTFIAITYQERGDIDNSLSANLKAIEQLRKGLGNEKFLAIALQNAGIIYTQKKVFPKAAAYLKESMEIAVKGGFREQERDAILAISKMHAAEGKFNLAYEKLLEYQSLKELLFNRGSASQIEKLQNDAIEVKNAQEIARLQQESTIQKLELEQFNFTRKVGIIFLALLIVVAALGVNRYYIKQRSEKELREKNNLLHKQAEELDRLARTDVLTGIANRRAFDELLELEFGIAKRYKHVLSVAISDIDFFKKINDNFSHEMGDQALKAIAQVFKQNCRKTDTVARYGGEEFVFLFPNTGSDQARMVCEKIRQAVASYPWSTLHPELKVTVSIGICSDVTKENALDMIAAADEKLYEAKHNGRNQVRM, from the coding sequence ATGCGCTTTCTTTTCGATAAAATCCTTATAAAAATTCTTCTCATTGGAGTAACGCTATTGGTTACCGTGAGTGGATTCAGTCAGAACCGAAAAATCGATAGCTTGAAAGCTGTTTTGGAAGCGACGCCTTATGGCATAAAAAAAGTTCAATTGCTTCATGAGCTCTCGATTGCTTGCGAAAATTCTACGCCCGAAACCGGATTGCAATATGCTATTGAATCGCTTACCCTCTCTGAAAGTTTGAAAGACTCGTTGCTGATTGCGTTCTCTTTGGCGCGAGTTGGTTTTGGGCATTTGACCCTCTCTAATTATCCGCGTGCGCTTGAAAAATTCTACCAAGCCCAATCCATTTACGAAAGCAAAAAGGATCGCGCCGGAATCGCTGAAATTAAAAATTACATTGGCAATCTGTATTCGATTATGGAGCGATTCGACGATGCCTTGCTTTACTTCCGCGAATCGCTGACCATTTATCAAGAAATCGGCGATTCTCTTAACCGCCCACGCGAGTACGGCAATATTGGCATTATGCTTCTTCGTTTAAAAAACTATAGTGAAGCCTTGGGCTACCTTACCAAAGCCTATAAGCTTCATGAAAATATGAATCAATTGGGGTCGATGGCTGTGATGCTGACCTTTATTGCCATTACCTATCAGGAGCGAGGGGACATCGATAATTCATTATCGGCAAACCTCAAAGCCATTGAACAGTTAAGAAAGGGTCTTGGCAATGAAAAGTTTCTTGCCATTGCGTTGCAAAATGCCGGAATCATTTACACACAGAAAAAAGTATTCCCAAAAGCGGCGGCTTATCTCAAAGAAAGTATGGAAATCGCCGTTAAGGGTGGCTTTCGTGAGCAAGAGCGAGATGCCATTTTAGCCATTTCAAAAATGCACGCCGCGGAAGGAAAATTTAACTTGGCTTATGAAAAACTTTTGGAATACCAAAGTTTGAAAGAATTGCTATTTAATCGGGGCTCGGCAAGCCAAATTGAGAAGCTGCAAAATGATGCGATAGAAGTAAAAAATGCACAGGAAATTGCACGACTGCAGCAAGAAAGCACGATTCAAAAATTAGAATTGGAGCAGTTTAACTTTACGCGCAAAGTCGGGATTATTTTTCTTGCACTCTTGATAGTGGTTGCCGCACTCGGGGTAAACCGTTACTATATCAAGCAACGCTCGGAAAAAGAATTGCGAGAAAAAAACAACTTGCTTCACAAGCAAGCTGAAGAGCTTGACCGGCTCGCGCGAACCGATGTTCTCACCGGCATCGCCAATCGCCGCGCTTTCGATGAACTTTTAGAATTGGAATTCGGAATTGCGAAGCGCTATAAACATGTGCTTTCGGTGGCGATTTCCGATATCGACTTCTTCAAAAAAATCAACGACAATTTCTCCCACGAAATGGGAGATCAAGCCCTGAAAGCAATTGCTCAAGTGTTTAAACAAAACTGTCGGAAAACAGATACGGTTGCTCGTTACGGAGGAGAAGAGTTTGTTTTTCTTTTTCCCAATACCGGTTCAGACCAAGCAAGAATGGTGTGCGAAAAAATTCGCCAAGCCGTTGCTTCCTATCCGTGGAGCACACTTCACCCCGAGTTAAAAGTGACTGTATCAATAGGAATTTGCAGTGATGTCACAAAAGAAAATGCGCTCGATATGATTGCCGCCGCCGATGAAAAACTCTACGAAGCCAAGCATAACGGGCGAAATCAAGTGAGGATGTAG
- the pdeM gene encoding ligase-associated DNA damage response endonuclease PdeM, whose amino-acid sequence MTSVLTQFGSLLLLPSKTLFLPDKQILLAADVHLGKAETFQAYGVPVPSGHSARDLSRLREAAIGCNAKTIFLLGDFFHAPEGLTPSLVSEVNEWIESLLHEGISVTLIVGNHEKRVSFSSLSLTIHRGPMAAGDFIFDHHPSETAGRLTFAGHLHPRVSIGGKQSRLRLPCFLVSERQVILPAFGDFTGGAATDTRGFDVYVVTENSVEKWEEPVMKKRRGRYF is encoded by the coding sequence ATGACATCCGTTTTAACCCAATTTGGAAGCCTTTTACTCCTTCCTTCCAAAACACTTTTTCTTCCGGATAAGCAGATTTTGCTTGCCGCCGATGTTCACTTAGGCAAAGCCGAAACCTTCCAAGCCTACGGCGTTCCCGTTCCTTCGGGGCACAGCGCGCGCGATTTGTCTCGGCTTCGCGAGGCCGCGATTGGGTGTAACGCAAAAACCATTTTTCTTTTAGGCGACTTCTTTCACGCACCGGAAGGGCTTACGCCGTCGCTTGTTTCAGAAGTCAATGAATGGATAGAATCACTTCTTCACGAAGGCATTTCAGTAACGCTGATTGTAGGCAATCATGAAAAGCGTGTTTCATTTTCCTCGCTCTCACTCACGATTCATCGCGGGCCGATGGCCGCCGGCGATTTCATCTTTGATCATCATCCTTCCGAAACGGCGGGCAGGCTCACGTTTGCGGGGCATTTGCATCCACGGGTTTCGATTGGCGGGAAGCAGTCTCGCCTGCGGTTGCCGTGCTTTCTTGTTTCGGAGCGGCAGGTTATTTTACCGGCTTTCGGCGATTTCACCGGCGGCGCAGCGACCGATACGCGCGGGTTTGATGTTTATGTGGTTACAGAAAACTCTGTTGAGAAGTGGGAGGAGCCGGTGATGAAGAAGCGGCGTGGCAGATATTTTTAG
- a CDS encoding pirin family protein, with protein MSIELIIHARERQVGNFTVKRLLPFGLKRMVGPFIFVDEMGPHAISPHTEGDVLPHPHIGLSTVTYLFSGAMLHRDSSGSVQEIHPGDVNWMTAGSGIVHSERFPESVKKNGTLLHGLQTWVALPKDKEDTAPTFEHVPKSILPTWESGSISWNLILGNAFGKVAPVHVYSPLFYCHCVALETTTLHLTAEFGDSPTLERAFYVVEGSIETEGQIISKGTMVSFKPNEPISLTLQNGTRGMWLGGETFPEKRFIWWNFVSSDEAKIEAGKARWKAQAFPKIEGETEFIPLPEK; from the coding sequence ATGTCAATCGAACTCATCATTCACGCCCGCGAGCGGCAAGTCGGAAATTTTACGGTTAAGCGCTTGTTGCCCTTTGGGCTAAAGCGAATGGTTGGCCCTTTTATCTTTGTTGATGAAATGGGGCCGCACGCGATTTCTCCCCACACCGAAGGCGACGTATTGCCACATCCCCATATCGGGCTTTCAACCGTGACTTACCTCTTCAGCGGGGCGATGCTTCATCGCGATAGCAGCGGAAGCGTGCAAGAAATTCACCCCGGCGATGTCAATTGGATGACTGCCGGCAGCGGCATTGTTCACTCTGAGCGCTTTCCCGAATCCGTCAAGAAAAACGGAACGCTTCTGCACGGACTTCAAACGTGGGTCGCACTCCCAAAAGACAAAGAAGACACTGCGCCGACTTTTGAGCATGTACCAAAATCCATTTTGCCCACTTGGGAATCGGGGTCAATCTCGTGGAATCTGATTTTAGGAAATGCCTTCGGGAAAGTAGCGCCGGTTCATGTGTATTCACCGCTCTTTTATTGCCACTGTGTTGCACTCGAAACCACCACGTTACATCTCACAGCCGAATTTGGCGACAGCCCAACGCTTGAGCGTGCCTTTTATGTCGTTGAAGGCAGCATTGAAACCGAAGGGCAAATTATATCAAAGGGTACAATGGTCAGCTTTAAGCCCAATGAACCCATCTCACTCACCTTGCAAAATGGAACGCGTGGGATGTGGCTTGGCGGTGAAACATTTCCCGAAAAAAGATTTATATGGTGGAATTTTGTTTCGAGCGATGAGGCGAAAATCGAGGCCGGAAAAGCGCGTTGGAAAGCCCAAGCATTCCCGAAAATTGAGGGTGAAACCGAATTCATTCCGCTGCCCGAAAAGTGA
- a CDS encoding heparan-alpha-glucosaminide N-acetyltransferase domain-containing protein, producing the protein MTQVEKQRIVVIDILRGIAMVVMALDHTRDFFHADVLFHDPLDPATTHPALYLTRWITHFCAPTFVFLSGTSIYLQSLRKTSSSLSVFLFTRGLWLIFAEITLVTFALTFNPLFNFLGLQVIWAIGFSMIVLGFFILLRAPYWVYLAIGSIIVFGHNAFDSLELQPDFSPSLFWKIMHLGFVIHPISESFSIFFIYPAPVWAGVMLLGYAAGKLFDSPNNATSRTRFFSIAGTVLLLFFLVLRATNFYGNPQPWVIGDSVAQTLYSFFNVNKYPPSLLYLSATLGGLFLALSAIERFQQSLLPYLTPFETFGRTAFFYYLIHFYVIHLLSAAAFFLQGHTLQESIELAPKTFFLLTTTPYGFSLGVVYLVWMAVVAGLYPLCKRYDAYKTSHREKVWLSYL; encoded by the coding sequence ATGACTCAAGTCGAAAAGCAGCGCATTGTGGTGATTGATATTTTGCGCGGTATTGCAATGGTGGTGATGGCCTTAGACCACACCCGCGATTTCTTTCATGCCGATGTTCTCTTTCACGACCCGCTCGATCCCGCAACCACGCACCCGGCCTTGTATCTCACACGGTGGATCACTCATTTTTGTGCGCCAACTTTTGTCTTTCTTTCCGGAACATCGATTTATCTGCAATCGCTACGAAAAACGTCTTCATCACTATCCGTCTTTCTTTTCACTCGAGGCCTTTGGTTGATTTTCGCCGAAATCACTCTCGTAACCTTTGCACTCACTTTCAACCCGCTTTTTAATTTTCTTGGCTTACAAGTAATCTGGGCCATTGGATTTTCAATGATTGTGCTTGGTTTTTTTATTCTTTTGCGTGCCCCCTATTGGGTATATCTCGCCATTGGAAGTATCATTGTTTTTGGGCATAATGCATTTGATTCACTTGAACTACAACCTGATTTCTCCCCATCTCTATTCTGGAAAATCATGCATCTTGGCTTTGTTATACATCCGATTTCGGAGTCATTTTCAATTTTTTTTATATATCCCGCCCCGGTATGGGCAGGAGTTATGCTTTTGGGGTATGCCGCAGGAAAGCTTTTTGATTCACCTAACAATGCGACTTCGCGAACACGGTTTTTTAGCATTGCCGGCACAGTGCTTCTGTTGTTTTTTTTGGTGCTCCGCGCAACCAATTTTTATGGGAATCCACAGCCTTGGGTCATTGGCGATTCCGTTGCTCAAACACTATATTCCTTTTTTAATGTCAATAAATACCCGCCCTCGCTTCTTTACCTGTCAGCGACATTGGGCGGACTTTTCCTTGCATTAAGTGCGATTGAGCGATTTCAACAGTCGCTCTTACCCTATCTCACGCCATTTGAGACTTTTGGCCGAACCGCCTTTTTCTATTACCTCATTCATTTTTATGTGATTCATTTGCTTTCTGCCGCCGCATTTTTTTTGCAAGGTCATACACTGCAAGAATCGATTGAGTTAGCGCCCAAAACTTTCTTTTTGCTTACCACTACACCTTACGGGTTTAGTTTGGGGGTGGTGTATTTGGTTTGGATGGCGGTTGTCGCGGGCTTGTATCCGTTGTGCAAGCGATATGATGCCTATAAAACATCGCATCGCGAAAAGGTGTGGCTCTCGTATTTATAA
- a CDS encoding DUF389 domain-containing protein — MIRNIFRFISLQVGEEKKELVLEEVKNSISFRNSTLWILACAIFIASIGLNVNSTAVIIGAMLISPLMGPIVGAGFALATFDFALFRRALKNLAIATVVSLTVSALYFFLSPFKETQSELLARTSPNIYDVMIAFIGGLVGAISITRVSKGNPIPGVAIATALMPPLCTAGYGLAIGNAAYFFGALYLYLINCFFIGVATLLIAKLLRYPPVEAVDERRASLVRRVISILLIVLIAPSVYLAYDLYQEKKILSQMQRFIDEEFLQRGYAILYQKLTPKGSPKTIELALYDKKFSETEFANLQRSLERFGLSDASLILKQNTRDLKGEILKEISAKDQVLSKKQIELDSLRQRLSEYTFDTVFIQSELRILFPEIASVSMGKHALTYGSYGQGPKITFLYSLNESREKGKKAPPFDEAKLRAWLSLKVGGKPVSLVRLSN, encoded by the coding sequence ATGATTAGAAACATCTTCCGCTTTATCAGCCTTCAGGTTGGTGAAGAGAAAAAGGAATTGGTTTTAGAAGAAGTTAAAAACTCAATATCCTTTCGCAATTCCACCTTATGGATTTTAGCTTGCGCCATTTTTATTGCGTCAATTGGGCTGAATGTGAATTCTACAGCCGTGATTATCGGCGCGATGCTGATTTCGCCGCTGATGGGGCCGATAGTCGGGGCGGGCTTTGCACTCGCCACCTTCGACTTTGCGCTGTTTCGCCGTGCATTAAAAAACTTGGCGATTGCTACAGTTGTGAGCCTTACCGTTTCCGCGCTTTATTTTTTTCTGAGCCCGTTTAAGGAAACACAATCGGAACTTTTGGCACGGACATCGCCGAATATTTATGATGTGATGATTGCTTTTATCGGTGGTTTGGTGGGCGCTATTTCCATCACCCGTGTCAGCAAAGGAAATCCCATTCCGGGTGTGGCCATTGCCACGGCACTCATGCCGCCGCTCTGCACCGCCGGTTATGGCTTGGCGATTGGTAACGCGGCGTATTTTTTTGGCGCGCTTTATCTCTATCTCATCAATTGCTTTTTCATTGGGGTTGCCACGCTACTCATTGCCAAGCTTTTGCGATATCCGCCCGTGGAAGCGGTGGATGAGCGGCGGGCATCGCTTGTACGGCGGGTGATTTCGATTCTTCTCATTGTGCTGATTGCTCCAAGCGTGTACTTGGCTTACGATCTTTATCAAGAAAAAAAGATTCTCAGCCAAATGCAGCGGTTTATTGATGAAGAATTTCTGCAACGCGGATACGCGATTCTCTATCAAAAACTTACCCCAAAAGGCTCACCTAAAACCATTGAATTGGCTCTTTACGATAAAAAGTTTTCCGAAACCGAATTCGCCAATTTGCAACGCTCGCTTGAACGCTTTGGGCTTAGCGATGCCTCGCTCATTCTTAAACAAAACACGCGCGATTTGAAGGGAGAAATTCTGAAAGAAATTAGCGCGAAGGATCAAGTTTTGAGCAAAAAACAAATCGAATTGGATTCGCTTCGGCAAAGGCTTTCGGAATACACCTTTGATACGGTTTTTATTCAAAGCGAACTCCGCATTCTTTTCCCTGAAATCGCATCCGTTTCGATGGGGAAGCACGCCCTGACGTATGGCAGTTACGGCCAAGGCCCGAAAATCACTTTCTTGTATTCGTTGAACGAAAGCCGCGAGAAAGGCAAAAAGGCGCCGCCATTTGATGAAGCCAAACTTCGCGCGTGGCTTTCGCTGAAGGTGGGCGGCAAGCCGGTTTCTTTGGTTCGACTTTCAAATTAA
- a CDS encoding EAL domain-containing protein, which produces MKQPNNWTDLGCDACLRGEGLDFHFSMAFQPIFRLSTRSVFAYEALVRGTHNEPAENIFHSVNDDNRYRFDQSCRTKAIKLAAELKMPTFLSINFLPNAVYRPELCIRTTLTAAETYGFPIDQIIFEITESERVDDLAHLRNIVEYYHARGFKTAIDDFGAGFSGLNLLAELQTDIIKLDMALIRGIDRKKPSQSIVRGIMQTARDLGSEVIAEGIETKEELEMIRSLGIDLVQGFLLAKPAFESLPEINYNF; this is translated from the coding sequence ATGAAACAACCAAACAATTGGACTGACTTAGGCTGCGACGCCTGTTTGCGAGGAGAAGGACTCGACTTTCACTTCTCAATGGCCTTTCAACCCATTTTTCGCCTTTCAACCCGAAGCGTTTTTGCTTATGAAGCCCTTGTTCGCGGCACGCACAACGAACCCGCCGAGAATATCTTTCATTCTGTGAATGATGATAACCGCTACCGCTTCGATCAATCTTGCCGGACCAAGGCCATTAAATTGGCCGCTGAATTAAAGATGCCAACCTTTTTAAGCATCAACTTTCTGCCCAACGCCGTTTATCGCCCTGAACTCTGCATTCGCACCACCCTTACCGCTGCGGAAACTTATGGCTTCCCAATCGACCAAATCATTTTTGAGATCACCGAAAGCGAACGCGTCGATGACCTCGCACACCTGCGCAATATCGTTGAATATTATCACGCTCGCGGATTTAAGACCGCCATTGATGATTTCGGCGCGGGATTTTCGGGCCTCAATTTGCTTGCAGAACTGCAAACCGATATCATTAAACTCGATATGGCCCTCATTCGGGGAATCGATCGAAAAAAACCCAGTCAATCCATTGTTCGCGGCATTATGCAAACCGCCCGCGACCTTGGTTCAGAAGTAATCGCCGAAGGCATTGAAACCAAAGAAGAATTGGAAATGATTCGCTCGCTCGGCATCGATTTGGTTCAAGGGTTTCTCCTTGCGAAACCTGCGTTTGAATCGCTCCCTGAAATCAATTATAATTTTTAA